The following are encoded together in the Pseudoxanthomonas sp. YR558 genome:
- a CDS encoding right-handed parallel beta-helix repeat-containing protein has protein sequence MRCSRRQLLKAGSGLVLAAMLPAPRALALDARAFGARGDGVTDDTRALQNAIDALQAGGTLTLGPGNYVIDPERSLRLRSRTRLSMTPETRLVARANAAPRTYVLLIEGVHDVQVDGGRIIGDRDHHLSSEGEWGHGIMVRGAERVSLRNLHITKCWGDGISVGGISGTRMVPSRDIRIEDVVCTGNRRQGLTIGRSRNVRVLRSHFLATRGTLPGCGIDIEPDPGGSADDIGIEACTLRGNHGAGLQVYERGHRITVRRCIIRGNRGDGVLIRGGEQCVLEDNDIADNGLRGIVVQAGARDIAVTGNRFSGNAAGLRKKKPQAMKGWMHVDVARSAKDVRVDRSNRFE, from the coding sequence ATGCGTTGCTCCCGCCGACAGCTGCTGAAAGCCGGCTCGGGGCTGGTGCTCGCCGCGATGTTGCCCGCGCCCCGTGCGTTGGCGCTGGACGCGCGCGCATTCGGCGCGCGGGGCGATGGGGTCACCGACGATACGCGCGCCCTGCAGAACGCCATCGATGCGTTGCAGGCGGGCGGAACACTGACGCTGGGTCCCGGCAACTACGTCATCGACCCCGAACGCAGCCTGCGCCTGCGTTCGCGTACACGACTGTCGATGACGCCCGAGACGCGGCTGGTCGCACGTGCGAATGCTGCGCCGCGGACCTATGTCTTACTGATCGAAGGCGTGCATGACGTGCAGGTCGATGGCGGGCGCATCATCGGCGACCGCGACCACCACCTCTCCAGCGAGGGCGAATGGGGTCATGGGATCATGGTGCGGGGTGCGGAACGGGTGTCGCTGCGCAACCTGCACATCACGAAGTGCTGGGGCGATGGCATCTCGGTCGGCGGCATCAGCGGCACGCGGATGGTGCCCAGCCGCGACATCCGTATCGAGGACGTCGTCTGTACGGGCAACCGCCGGCAGGGCCTGACCATCGGTCGCTCGCGGAACGTCCGGGTGCTGCGTTCCCATTTTCTCGCCACGCGCGGCACGTTGCCGGGCTGCGGCATCGATATCGAGCCCGATCCGGGCGGCAGTGCCGACGACATCGGGATCGAGGCCTGCACGCTGCGCGGCAACCATGGTGCGGGCCTGCAGGTGTACGAGCGCGGGCACCGCATCACCGTGCGTCGCTGCATCATCCGCGGCAACCGCGGCGATGGCGTGCTGATACGCGGCGGCGAGCAATGCGTGCTCGAGGACAACGACATCGCCGACAATGGGCTGCGCGGCATCGTCGTGCAGGCCGGCGCGCGCGACATCGCGGTGACGGGCAACCGCTTCTCCGGCAACGCCGCCGGACTGCGGAAGAAGAAGCCGCAGGCGATGAAAGGCTGGATGCATGTCGACGTGGCCAGGAGCGCGAAGGACGTGCGCGTCGATCGGAGCAACCGGTTCGAGTGA
- a CDS encoding right-handed parallel beta-helix repeat-containing protein, whose protein sequence is MKKNVLVHDVREAGMPRRDFLQKSMLAALPAIGVAAGIPRAFGAVMAGNMPAVSMAAAAVYDPPVRTRGATTLSVRDWGAAGDGARDDTTSFQAAVDALPSTGGMIYVPAGDYVIDPTRNIRLRSNMHLQLADGAILRAKRNDQERAYVLMAYKVSNVEISGGRIIGDRDNHLGTTGEWGHGIMIRGSSRVTVRDIHVSKCWGDGVSIGGAMVTNAPTIPCDDVVIANIVSTGNRRQGLTIGCATNVKIYDSEFSDTRGIAPQCGIDVEPDSNDERITSTVHIENCVMRGNAGNGVLLYKRVKGVTVKRCTMEYNGGHGLLTIGPEGGYIAQNTIRHNYLVGLMLGASTYNYQVSGNVFRNNNTRLHGVNTVLNPLIAMTGIVDGNKGNGAHVAKVSTATEIRVTTNQFAK, encoded by the coding sequence GTGAAGAAGAATGTTCTCGTGCACGACGTGCGCGAGGCTGGGATGCCTCGGCGCGATTTCCTGCAGAAATCGATGCTTGCTGCCCTTCCGGCGATCGGCGTCGCCGCCGGCATCCCGCGGGCGTTCGGCGCGGTCATGGCCGGCAACATGCCGGCGGTCTCGATGGCGGCCGCCGCCGTGTACGACCCGCCGGTGCGCACGCGCGGCGCGACCACGCTGAGCGTGCGCGATTGGGGTGCCGCGGGCGATGGTGCGCGCGACGACACGACCTCGTTCCAGGCGGCCGTCGATGCGCTTCCCTCCACGGGCGGCATGATCTACGTGCCTGCGGGTGATTACGTGATCGATCCCACCCGCAACATACGCTTGCGCAGCAACATGCACCTGCAACTGGCGGACGGCGCCATCCTGCGCGCCAAGCGCAACGACCAGGAGCGTGCCTACGTACTGATGGCCTACAAGGTCAGCAACGTGGAAATCTCGGGTGGCCGCATCATCGGCGACCGCGACAATCATCTGGGTACCACGGGCGAATGGGGGCACGGCATCATGATCCGCGGCTCCTCGCGGGTGACGGTGCGCGACATCCATGTGTCGAAGTGCTGGGGCGACGGCGTCTCCATCGGCGGTGCGATGGTGACCAACGCGCCGACCATCCCCTGCGACGACGTCGTGATCGCCAACATCGTCAGCACCGGCAATCGCCGCCAGGGCCTCACGATCGGCTGCGCCACCAACGTCAAGATATACGACAGCGAGTTCAGCGATACCCGCGGTATCGCGCCGCAATGCGGCATCGACGTCGAACCGGATTCCAACGACGAACGCATCACCTCCACCGTGCACATCGAAAACTGCGTCATGCGCGGCAACGCCGGCAACGGCGTGCTGCTCTACAAGCGCGTCAAGGGCGTGACCGTCAAGCGCTGCACGATGGAATACAACGGCGGACATGGGTTGCTGACCATCGGCCCGGAGGGCGGCTACATCGCCCAGAACACGATCCGGCACAACTATTTGGTCGGCCTGATGCTGGGTGCCAGCACCTACAACTACCAGGTGAGCGGCAACGTCTTCCGCAACAACAACACGCGGCTGCATGGTGTGAACACGGTCCTGAATCCGTTGATCGCCATGACCGGCATCGTGGACGGCAACAAGGGTAATGGCGCGCACGTGGCGAAAGTATCCACCGCCACCGAGATTCGGGTGACGACGAACCAGTTCGCGAAGTGA
- a CDS encoding glycosyltransferase family 4 protein gives MKFILFANTDWYLYNFRLSTARALQARGVDVVMVSPPGEFGPRFAEHGVRWVPLRMRRASLNPLREAGTLANLVALLREERPDLLHSFTLKCAVYGALAARAASVPAYVNAVTGLGYVFASDRVKARVLRPLVSTLMRAALGSDRSRVILQNPDDAEAFQSLRLAPPHHIRLIRSSGVDIARFNADGRQPRDEGALRVLLAARLLKEKGVREYAEASEKLRAEGRDIRFLLAGMPDEGNPSSVTREEVEGWQARGLVTWLGHVDDMPALLRDVDVMALPSYYREGVPKSLIEAGACNIALVTTDLPGCREVVTRDGHDGLHVVPRSADSLAQVLARLDDDRVLLHQLGARARQKALADFDERVVIRRTCEVYDELLPQPLAAAA, from the coding sequence TTGAAGTTCATCCTGTTCGCCAACACCGACTGGTACCTCTACAACTTCCGCTTGTCGACGGCACGCGCCTTGCAGGCGCGCGGCGTGGACGTGGTGATGGTGTCGCCGCCGGGCGAGTTCGGCCCGCGTTTCGCCGAGCACGGCGTGCGGTGGGTGCCGCTGCGGATGCGGCGCGCCAGCCTCAATCCCCTGCGCGAAGCCGGAACCTTGGCGAACCTAGTGGCATTGTTGCGCGAGGAGCGTCCAGACCTGCTGCACAGCTTCACCCTGAAATGCGCGGTGTACGGTGCGCTGGCCGCGCGCGCGGCCAGCGTGCCGGCGTACGTGAATGCGGTGACCGGCCTGGGCTACGTGTTCGCCAGCGACCGCGTCAAGGCGCGCGTGCTGCGACCGCTGGTCTCTACGTTGATGCGCGCCGCGCTGGGCAGCGATCGTTCCCGCGTGATCCTGCAGAATCCTGACGACGCAGAGGCATTTCAATCGCTGCGCCTCGCACCACCCCACCACATCCGCTTGATCCGCAGCTCCGGTGTGGATATCGCGCGCTTCAACGCTGACGGACGGCAGCCTCGCGACGAGGGCGCGTTACGCGTGCTGCTGGCCGCGCGTCTGTTGAAGGAAAAAGGGGTGCGCGAGTATGCCGAAGCGTCGGAGAAACTCCGTGCCGAGGGGCGCGATATCCGCTTTCTGCTCGCCGGCATGCCCGACGAAGGCAATCCCAGTTCCGTTACGCGCGAAGAAGTCGAGGGTTGGCAAGCGCGGGGCCTGGTGACGTGGCTTGGCCATGTGGACGACATGCCGGCGCTGTTGCGCGACGTCGATGTGATGGCGCTGCCCAGCTACTACCGCGAGGGCGTGCCCAAGAGCCTGATCGAAGCAGGCGCATGCAATATCGCGCTGGTCACCACCGATCTTCCGGGTTGCCGGGAAGTGGTCACGCGCGACGGGCACGACGGCTTGCATGTGGTGCCGCGCAGCGCGGACTCGCTGGCGCAGGTACTGGCGCGCCTCGACGACGATCGCGTGCTGCTGCACCAACTGGGCGCGCGTGCGCGGCAAAAGGCCCTGGCCGATTTCGACGAGCGCGTGGTGATCCGCCGGACCTGCGAGGTCTACGACGAGCTGCTGCCACAGCCGCTTGCGGCGGCGGCATGA
- a CDS encoding oligosaccharide flippase family protein, whose translation MSQALPMPWRPAIAALSVLSLATAAGAAMVFLTQVVLARHFGPSQYGLFASSLATVSLVAPLAGFGLSQFRLKAHGAEGWAAERWQPASSRFLVLTSVLAVGGVVAWALLGPPVDAQTRSMLLVLAPFILGLLAVEQIGSKLRLEERHAALAGWQLLMPTGRLAIALLAVAGLSMSIHAVAWGHAALAVLALMLALPQWQAMRRGDWTLKGHGPRDTALARDIARPDARMLFRQAWPYGVAAVLYPVFFQIGTVLLKYLRGDAEAGVFGIALAVMTAIYLFPTTIYQKFLLARLHRWAVHDRTRFRQVYRLGCIGMLASGLLVGIVLAVLSGEAVRVFGERYASLQPLLMVLAVCVPVRFLSTAVGAVLLTEGQMAYRVGAMLAAASAAALLNLLLIPSQGAMGAAIATLTAEALLLLAMYHGARRAAVLRGAP comes from the coding sequence ATGAGCCAGGCCTTGCCCATGCCGTGGCGCCCGGCGATCGCCGCGTTGTCCGTGTTATCGCTGGCGACGGCGGCGGGCGCGGCGATGGTATTCCTCACCCAGGTGGTGCTGGCGCGCCACTTCGGCCCGTCGCAGTACGGCTTGTTCGCTTCGTCACTGGCGACGGTCAGCCTGGTCGCACCGCTGGCGGGATTCGGTCTGTCCCAGTTCCGACTGAAGGCGCATGGCGCGGAGGGCTGGGCGGCCGAACGGTGGCAGCCGGCCTCCTCGCGCTTCCTCGTGCTCACCAGTGTGCTGGCGGTGGGAGGCGTTGTCGCATGGGCTTTGCTCGGGCCACCGGTGGATGCGCAGACGCGCTCCATGTTGCTGGTGCTGGCCCCCTTCATCCTCGGCTTGCTGGCGGTGGAGCAGATCGGCAGCAAGCTGCGTCTGGAAGAACGTCACGCAGCATTGGCGGGCTGGCAGTTGCTGATGCCAACAGGAAGGCTGGCGATCGCGCTGCTCGCGGTGGCCGGGCTGTCGATGTCGATCCATGCGGTGGCCTGGGGGCACGCCGCGCTGGCGGTCTTGGCATTGATGCTGGCACTGCCGCAGTGGCAGGCGATGCGTCGCGGCGACTGGACCTTGAAGGGTCATGGCCCACGTGACACCGCGCTCGCCCGCGACATCGCGCGACCGGATGCGCGCATGCTGTTCCGGCAGGCGTGGCCGTATGGCGTTGCAGCAGTGCTGTACCCGGTGTTTTTCCAGATCGGCACCGTGCTGCTGAAGTACCTGCGCGGCGATGCCGAGGCCGGCGTGTTCGGCATCGCACTGGCGGTGATGACCGCGATCTACCTGTTCCCCACCACGATCTATCAGAAGTTCCTGCTTGCGCGCCTGCATCGATGGGCGGTGCACGACCGCACGCGCTTCCGGCAGGTGTACCGGTTGGGCTGCATCGGCATGCTCGCGAGCGGTCTGCTGGTCGGTATCGTGCTGGCAGTGCTGTCGGGTGAGGCGGTCCGGGTCTTCGGTGAGCGCTACGCCAGTTTGCAGCCGCTCTTGATGGTGCTGGCGGTGTGCGTACCGGTACGCTTCCTGTCGACCGCCGTCGGTGCCGTACTGTTGACTGAAGGCCAGATGGCGTATCGCGTGGGCGCGATGCTCGCGGCCGCCAGCGCAGCGGCGCTGCTCAACCTGTTGCTGATTCCTTCGCAGGGTGCGATGGGGGCCGCCATCGCCACGTTGACGGCAGAGGCCTTGCTGCTGTTGGCCATGTACCACGGTGCGCGGCGCGCCGCCGTATTGCGGGGTGCGCCATGA
- a CDS encoding polysaccharide pyruvyl transferase family protein, whose translation MTALRAAFTGYYGMRNFGDDLFGVLCTRAAQTYWRASPSVVGPPLAAAPARSTVPRRYPTRWYGSKGLVGKASRWLSFARGIHDCDVLVMGGGSVITARESFRKPMMLSAVDRGVQLAAVGVSIGPFADARDEDAVAAFLQRFRYLSVRDERSRRLAQAMGLEAITHAGCDLAALLPVPGPRTAVPARAQGEPVRIGVAPCRYREDGEYAAPARRRWEEHLIATLADLRRTREVRVDVFSLNEHPHHGDRELAQALVDRLRTEGVAAEHRPYASQDPLHTVDALAACDVVVSARLHGAIVAYLQDVPFMIIDYHPKCRDFADDIGLDASLRVTAGQAGNPFSDALPALLAGERQPRVSRADYARRAPDIFQCAPWAKA comes from the coding sequence ATGACGGCATTGCGGGCCGCGTTCACCGGTTACTACGGCATGCGCAACTTCGGCGACGACCTGTTTGGCGTGCTCTGCACGCGCGCTGCGCAGACGTACTGGCGTGCATCTCCCAGCGTGGTCGGGCCACCGTTGGCCGCCGCGCCCGCGCGCAGCACCGTGCCGCGTCGCTATCCGACCCGCTGGTACGGCAGCAAGGGACTGGTCGGCAAGGCCAGTCGATGGCTGAGCTTTGCCCGGGGGATCCACGATTGCGACGTGCTGGTGATGGGCGGCGGCTCGGTGATCACGGCACGCGAATCGTTCCGCAAACCGATGATGCTGTCGGCCGTGGATCGTGGCGTGCAACTCGCAGCCGTCGGCGTGTCGATCGGGCCGTTCGCGGACGCGCGCGACGAAGACGCGGTCGCTGCCTTCCTGCAGCGGTTCCGCTATCTGTCCGTGCGCGACGAACGTTCGCGCCGGCTCGCCCAGGCGATGGGACTTGAGGCGATCACACACGCAGGCTGCGATCTGGCGGCATTGCTGCCGGTGCCCGGGCCGCGCACCGCGGTTCCGGCGAGAGCGCAGGGCGAGCCCGTCCGCATCGGTGTGGCGCCGTGCCGTTACCGCGAGGATGGCGAGTACGCGGCGCCCGCACGTCGACGTTGGGAAGAACACCTGATCGCCACGCTGGCGGACCTGCGGCGCACGCGTGAGGTTCGCGTGGATGTGTTCAGTCTCAACGAGCATCCCCATCACGGCGACCGGGAGCTCGCTCAGGCGCTGGTGGATCGCCTGCGCACGGAGGGCGTGGCGGCGGAGCATCGTCCGTATGCGAGCCAAGACCCGCTGCACACCGTCGACGCGCTGGCTGCGTGCGACGTGGTGGTGAGCGCGCGCCTGCATGGCGCGATCGTGGCCTATTTGCAGGATGTTCCCTTCATGATCATCGACTACCACCCGAAGTGCCGCGACTTCGCCGATGACATCGGCCTGGATGCTTCGTTGCGGGTGACGGCCGGGCAAGCAGGAAATCCGTTCAGCGACGCGTTGCCTGCCTTGCTCGCAGGCGAACGGCAACCGCGTGTTTCACGCGCCGATTACGCGCGGCGGGCGCCCGACATCTTTCAATGCGCACCATGGGCCAAGGCATGA
- a CDS encoding glycosyltransferase family A protein gives MNDAIPSPSIPGAPAPVSVVVPCYRCGDTIGDAVASIAAQTRRPAEVLLVDDASGDDTLDALHRVADAYPAGWVKVIASSPNGGPSRARNLGWQQAVQPYIAFLDADDTWAPDKVAWQMAELERDPRIALIAHRMKVAPREAAPAPLKGVVRSHVIGRRRLLLNNPFPTASVILRRDLPFRFNERFRRVEDFLLWAQIGFSGYRCVKLNQVLAYWHKPTFGAAGLSGDLDAMHRAGKEVRRELLASGLVTRGEHWFARSVGLVRRGRRRVLLLMRPATR, from the coding sequence ATGAACGACGCTATTCCGTCCCCCTCGATTCCCGGCGCACCCGCGCCCGTGAGCGTGGTGGTGCCGTGCTATCGGTGCGGCGACACCATCGGCGATGCGGTGGCATCGATCGCCGCGCAGACCCGGCGTCCAGCGGAAGTGCTACTGGTGGACGACGCCAGCGGCGACGACACACTCGATGCGCTACATCGTGTCGCCGACGCGTATCCCGCGGGTTGGGTCAAGGTGATCGCATCCTCGCCCAATGGTGGGCCATCGCGTGCACGCAACCTCGGTTGGCAACAGGCGGTACAGCCGTACATCGCCTTCCTCGATGCGGACGACACCTGGGCGCCGGACAAAGTGGCGTGGCAGATGGCAGAACTTGAGCGCGATCCGCGCATCGCGCTGATCGCGCACCGGATGAAGGTGGCGCCGCGCGAGGCGGCACCCGCGCCATTGAAGGGTGTCGTGCGGTCGCACGTCATCGGACGCCGCCGCCTGTTGCTCAACAATCCATTTCCCACCGCTTCGGTGATCCTGCGCCGCGACCTGCCGTTTCGCTTCAACGAGCGTTTCCGCCGCGTGGAGGATTTCCTGTTGTGGGCGCAGATCGGGTTCTCGGGCTACCGCTGCGTCAAGCTCAACCAGGTGCTCGCCTACTGGCACAAGCCCACGTTCGGCGCGGCCGGTCTCAGCGGCGATCTCGATGCGATGCATCGGGCGGGCAAGGAGGTGAGACGCGAATTGTTGGCTTCCGGACTTGTTACGCGCGGCGAGCACTGGTTCGCGCGCAGTGTGGGGCTGGTGCGGCGCGGTCGTCGGCGCGTGCTGCTGCTGATGCGGCCGGCGACACGGTGA
- a CDS encoding EpsG family protein: MKASGNALPYLRSATSPQASAERWLGVVWLLAVAAFGCWLVGSRALDIGSDTETYAGFFESLDQGVPETRLEPGFAYLSYGLRLLGLSVPGYQAVLFALLLVGVAIAVRIHHRAFPPTQAYPTLLCASLLLLFISPMFVNASINAIRQGLAAPLVFAALLCFQQRRWWGFALLGALAASFHVSSLLYLVCAPALLLKPNLLRALAALAFVAYVSGLSMNVVGAVSPTLYTTVMEYTANDNYRAGVRIDFAVFTIFWYVVVLAVSPWVQPAARKPLQDGASVYLVMVVPFFVIGWGYFSNRYLLPGWLAVSLILAAACCYSRVAPLRQPLLLGAGLAVACGVLFFYVSRGIVI, translated from the coding sequence ATGAAGGCGTCCGGCAACGCACTGCCCTACCTGCGCTCGGCCACGAGCCCCCAAGCCAGCGCCGAACGGTGGTTGGGCGTGGTCTGGCTGCTGGCCGTGGCCGCCTTCGGGTGCTGGCTGGTGGGCAGCCGCGCACTGGACATCGGTTCCGACACGGAAACGTACGCGGGCTTCTTCGAAAGCCTGGACCAGGGTGTGCCGGAAACCCGCCTGGAACCGGGCTTCGCGTACCTGAGCTACGGCTTGCGCCTGCTGGGCCTGAGCGTGCCGGGATACCAGGCGGTCCTGTTCGCACTGTTGCTGGTGGGCGTGGCCATCGCCGTGCGCATCCACCATCGCGCATTTCCGCCCACGCAGGCGTACCCCACGCTGTTGTGCGCGTCGCTGTTGTTGTTGTTCATCTCGCCGATGTTCGTCAACGCCTCGATCAACGCCATCCGCCAGGGGCTGGCGGCGCCGCTGGTGTTCGCGGCGCTGCTGTGTTTCCAGCAGCGGCGCTGGTGGGGCTTCGCGCTGCTGGGCGCGCTTGCCGCGAGCTTTCACGTTTCCTCGCTACTGTATCTGGTGTGCGCGCCCGCGCTGTTGCTGAAGCCGAACCTGCTGCGGGCACTGGCGGCGCTGGCGTTCGTCGCCTACGTCAGCGGACTGTCGATGAACGTGGTTGGCGCGGTGTCGCCTACGCTCTACACGACGGTGATGGAGTACACCGCGAACGACAACTACCGCGCCGGCGTGCGCATCGATTTTGCGGTGTTCACGATCTTCTGGTACGTCGTTGTGCTGGCCGTGTCGCCCTGGGTGCAGCCAGCGGCGCGCAAGCCGCTTCAGGATGGCGCCTCCGTCTACCTGGTCATGGTGGTGCCGTTCTTCGTGATCGGCTGGGGATACTTCTCCAATCGCTATCTGCTGCCGGGCTGGCTGGCGGTCTCGCTGATCCTGGCGGCCGCGTGTTGCTACAGCCGGGTGGCGCCGTTGCGCCAGCCGTTGCTGCTCGGTGCCGGTCTAGCGGTGGCATGCGGGGTGCTGTTCTTCTATGTCAGCCGCGGCATCGTCATCTGA
- a CDS encoding YdcF family protein, whose amino-acid sequence MKTLAELVVSLSYPPALSLCLLGIAVLAWLLRRRWIAGSVAGAALAWSALWSIPFASETLRGVLEHRYAIREASALPSADAIVVLGGGSNYAWLDREDVDPARLRSSRLAAGARAWHAGKASKVILSGGGVGNTTEARRMAEAIRRLGVPEEALMLEERSHDTRDNARFSTALASEHGGRHLLLVTSALHMPRATLLFTQAGADVTPVPVPEGRPAVGVRERWLPSRRALWRSGRAFKEFAALTAAWIDAHAH is encoded by the coding sequence ATGAAGACCTTGGCTGAACTCGTGGTGTCGTTGAGCTACCCACCGGCGCTCTCGCTTTGCCTGCTGGGTATCGCAGTGCTGGCGTGGTTGCTGCGGAGGCGTTGGATTGCCGGCAGCGTCGCCGGCGCGGCGCTGGCATGGTCGGCGCTGTGGTCGATCCCGTTCGCGTCGGAAACCCTGCGCGGCGTACTCGAACATCGTTATGCCATACGCGAAGCGTCGGCCTTGCCCTCGGCCGATGCCATCGTCGTGTTGGGGGGAGGCAGCAACTATGCGTGGTTGGATCGCGAGGACGTGGACCCTGCGCGCCTGCGCAGCAGCCGTCTTGCGGCCGGTGCGCGTGCCTGGCATGCGGGCAAGGCGTCGAAAGTGATCCTGAGTGGCGGCGGCGTCGGCAACACCACCGAAGCGCGACGCATGGCCGAGGCGATCCGGCGCCTTGGCGTCCCCGAGGAAGCCCTCATGCTGGAAGAGCGCAGCCACGACACGCGCGACAACGCGCGCTTCAGCACGGCGCTCGCCTCCGAACATGGCGGACGCCACCTGTTGCTGGTGACGTCCGCGCTGCACATGCCACGCGCGACGCTGCTCTTCACGCAAGCCGGTGCGGACGTCACCCCGGTTCCGGTGCCGGAAGGGCGGCCCGCAGTCGGCGTGCGTGAACGCTGGCTGCCATCGCGACGTGCGCTGTGGCGCAGTGGACGCGCGTTCAAGGAGTTTGCGGCGCTGACGGCCGCATGGATCGACGCGCACGCGCATTAA
- a CDS encoding polysaccharide biosynthesis/export family protein, with product MNIQRPVQVLLATAIIATLSACALGPGQRMMRSASVPSGEGDAQSDVRMVPITQSLVAAPRAAVALPPTLAQYRPEEYRIQPGDTLIVTVWDHPELTTPAGNQQQAATNGRLVQPDGSFFFPYAGKLNVTDQTIEQVRSTLASRLSQYLKSPQVDVNVVGHGAKVTLQGAFQDTTPQEFTTVPLTLSQAVGRARIDVEQADLSGFVLTRDGSDYPLDLDALNRGTVAADVYLKPGDRLYMPFNDRKQVYVIGEVLRPQALTFKTTDMSLTQALGRTGGLNPVTAKGGAVYVIRGMEDNAHDQATVYHLDATSPVAFTLADRFSLRPGDVVWVGPAGVTRWNRFLTQLLPLSGIISNAASAQYNFDRGN from the coding sequence GTGAATATCCAACGTCCCGTCCAAGTCCTGCTCGCCACGGCGATCATCGCGACGCTGTCCGCCTGCGCGCTCGGCCCCGGCCAACGCATGATGCGCAGCGCCAGCGTGCCCAGCGGCGAAGGCGACGCGCAGAGCGACGTGCGCATGGTGCCGATCACGCAGTCGCTGGTCGCCGCACCGCGCGCGGCCGTCGCATTGCCGCCGACGCTGGCGCAGTACCGCCCCGAGGAATACCGCATCCAGCCCGGCGACACGCTGATCGTCACCGTGTGGGACCACCCCGAGCTGACCACGCCGGCGGGCAACCAGCAGCAGGCCGCCACCAACGGGCGCCTGGTGCAGCCCGATGGCAGCTTCTTCTTTCCGTACGCCGGCAAGCTCAACGTCACCGACCAGACGATCGAGCAGGTGCGCAGCACGCTCGCGAGCCGATTGAGCCAATACCTGAAGTCGCCGCAGGTCGATGTCAACGTGGTCGGCCATGGCGCGAAGGTCACGCTGCAGGGCGCCTTCCAGGACACTACGCCGCAGGAGTTCACCACCGTACCGCTGACGCTGTCGCAGGCGGTGGGGCGCGCACGCATCGATGTGGAGCAGGCCGATCTGTCGGGTTTCGTGCTGACGCGTGATGGCAGCGACTATCCGCTCGACCTCGATGCGCTGAATCGCGGCACCGTGGCGGCCGATGTCTATCTGAAGCCCGGCGATCGCCTGTACATGCCGTTCAACGATCGCAAACAGGTGTACGTGATCGGCGAGGTGCTGCGCCCGCAGGCACTGACGTTCAAGACCACTGACATGAGCCTGACCCAGGCCCTTGGCCGTACCGGCGGACTGAATCCGGTGACGGCCAAGGGCGGTGCGGTCTACGTGATCCGCGGCATGGAAGACAACGCGCACGACCAGGCGACGGTGTACCACCTCGACGCGACGTCACCGGTGGCCTTCACGCTGGCGGACCGGTTCTCGCTGCGACCGGGCGATGTCGTCTGGGTCGGCCCGGCGGGCGTGACGCGCTGGAATCGCTTCCTGACGCAGCTGCTGCCGTTGTCCGGCATCATCAGCAACGCGGCCTCGGCGCAGTACAACTTCGACCGCGGCAATTGA
- a CDS encoding KGG domain-containing protein, whose translation MDVMTEKKRKWGFALLTPEQRKEIASKGGRAAQKRGRAHQFGSDDAREAGKKGGAKVSQDRAHMARIGAKGGRVRPGERQAREEEE comes from the coding sequence ATGGACGTGATGACTGAGAAGAAGCGCAAGTGGGGCTTCGCGCTGCTCACGCCGGAGCAACGCAAGGAGATCGCGAGCAAGGGCGGTCGCGCGGCGCAGAAGCGTGGTCGCGCGCATCAGTTCGGCAGCGACGATGCGCGCGAGGCAGGCAAGAAGGGCGGCGCGAAGGTCAGCCAGGATCGCGCGCACATGGCGCGCATCGGCGCGAAGGGTGGACGCGTGCGGCCAGGCGAGCGGCAGGCGCGAGAAGAAGAGGAGTGA